The following DNA comes from Fervidibacillus albus.
ATCGTTTCTGACCGGGCGTTGATCAACGGTTTCCATCGTTTTCGGTCTTTCACCCAAAAGGGAACGAGTCCCCAAGAGAGAAAGCCGGCCCTTCTCCCATCCCTTCCTTGAACGGCTGCTAAGATTGGCTGCGTCGGAGCAATGTTGTAAGATACATCGTATTCATCCGGGAAAAAGGATAATTGAAATGTCTCAATTAAATCATCCCGATCGGTTGTCAGCGTAAATCTACCACACATCAAAACTCCCCCTCGGTCAATTGCGCCGATTGTCTTTAACATAGACGATATATTCATAATGGTACGGATGACGTTCGTCTTCCATCCCCTTTTCCTTCGAGAGAACAGTAAATGGGGACCAATCGAATTCGGGAAAAAACACGTCTCCATCAAACGTATGGTATATTCTCGTAATATATAACTTTTCTACATAGGGAGCGAACAATTGAAAAAGTTTCGCACCGCCAATTACAAAAATTTCTTCCTCTTTGTGTAAACAGTATTCCAACAATGATTCTTCTGTTCGGAACACGATACATTGTCGGCATTGAAACGTCGGATTTGCGGAAAGAACGATATTTTCTCGGCCCGGTAACGGCTTTCCGATCGATTCGAACGTTTTCCTTCCCATGACGATTTTATGCCCCATCGTAATTTTTTTAAATCGTTTTAAATCATCCGGCAAATGCCACGGTATATTGTTATTTTTCCCAATGACTCCTCTTTCATCCATCGCAACAATAAACGAAATCACACGCTCACCTGACCTTTAATTGGCGGATGGGGATTGTAATTTTCCAATTGGAAATCTTCGTATGAAAAATCGAATATGTTTTTCACATGAGGATTAATTTTCATCGTCGGTAACATTCTAGGTTCCCTTGATAGTTGGGTTTCAATTTGTTCAAGATGATTTGAATAAATATGCACATCACCAAACGTATGAACAAACTCCCCAGGTTCCAAGTCGGTAACTTGTGCGATCATCATCGTCAGTAACGCATAGGAAGCGATGTTAAACGGAACGCCTAAGAAAACATCCGCTGAGCGCTGATATAATTGACACGACAATTTTCCATGAGCGACGTAAAATTGAAACAACGTATGACACGGAGGCAAAGCCATATTTTCAATTTCCGCCACATTCCAGGCACTTACGATTAAACGTCTTGAATCCGGATTCGTTTTTATTTGCTCGATAACTTCGGAAATTTGATCGACTGTCTTTCCATCCCTTCCTTGCCATGAACGCCACTGGGCACCATAAATCGGCCCTAATTCTCCGTTTTCATCTGCCCATTCGTTCCAAATTCGCACACCGTGATCTTGTAAATATTTTACATTTGTATCACCTTTTAAAAACCATAACAGTTCGTGAATAATCGATTTCAAATGCACTTTTTTCGTTGTTAAAAGGGGGAATCCCTTTTGAAGATCAAATCGCATTTGGTAACCGAATGTACTGATCGTCCCCGTCCCCGTTCGGTCTTCCTTTTTCACGCCGTTTTCCAGCACATGGCGACAAAGGTTCAAGTACTGTTCCATTCGTTTTACCACCCTTTTCAATATAATTGCTGTAGAAAGGAATACGTTTTAGGTACTCGTTCCTGTAGTATTTTTTTCGTATTTCTATCAGTATAAAACATTGCAAACGTCTCTGCAAAGTATTCCTCTGGATAATTTATGAAATATGACTCACCGGGAAACAAATCATTCACTTCTTCGTTCCAAATTTGTAAAAATTCTTTATTGAAACGAATGCCGTTGAATACAATTTGATCGACGGAGTGGGCCAATTCATGCAGTTCGAGATTTATCGATCCGTGCCCGTTTCCGTAATCACTTGCTCCGATTTTCACAAAGACAATCGTTCCTCCTCCCATACCAGGAACGTCATCCCAAACGGTGCCGTTCGTATATCCCCTCGGTATCTTTCCCTTTAAATGTTTCGTAGACGGAAAATCCGTTAACAATCCGGTAAATAATTGTATTTTTATTTTATGATTCTCTATTTTTTTCAGAAGGGGATCGGGTAAGGCAGCGATTCGTTGAATGATCGTTTTTGCTTCAATTGGATCAAATTCCCCAGTAGGGAGCAAAATGACCGTGTCTAATTGTTCTTTCGTATCGATAGGGAGATCGGCGATGGGAGAAGATGGGGGTAAGTCCTTTAAAAAAATAAAATCGAACATCGCTTCCGTCCGACTGAACAAAAGGATGACAACGAAGATTAGAAGGGTGAAAAGGGACTTTTTCAATTCGAATTCTCATCCTTTCCCTTTTTCTCTCATTCTTAAAAACTCGTATTCTCAAACGTTGAAACGATACGTATATTATAGCATGTTTGCCATCCTTAGAACCTGTATTCAATTGGTAATTCCTTAAAAAAGGGCCGCACCTTCAGAGGTATGCGACCCTATTTTTCATTATTCAGCTATAATAACGATTCCAATTCGGTGGCGTATTTTTATCCCAAAAAATACGTCCGAGTTCGTAATGAGTTTGGAATGAATCGTGATACGTATGATAATGGAATTCAAACCAATACCCTTCCAACGGTTTCAATTCTCGACGTACGTGGAAGCGAATAATGTCGCGACCCGTTTCCTTATGATAAATGTGGAAAATTTTTTCGCTTACCCCTCCGCCCGGAACTTCCGATACGGTCAAATCTGCCAATTGGTCATCAGAAAATTGGTCGGAAATTTCGCGAATTGTTTCTTCTATTTTCGGCAAAATCACTTGTTGGAATTCATTTTCAATCACAGGGGCAATTTTCGGTCCGAATTTTTCCATTGCTTTTTGTTCCCCAATCAAAAATGTCTCCGCCAAAAATCGTTCACGGTACGAAAGAGGAGATTCTTCCTCTTCCTCTACGACTGGGGTATATTCATCATCGGAATCGACGGCTTTTTCATCGAGCAAATTTTCCTTCGTATCTTGTCCTACAGGTGGATGAATTGCATGCATCACTTGATAAGGAGATACGAGGCCGAATGTGAAAAAGGTGATGATCGCAACAGCAGATTTATATAACCAACGTTTCATCGTAAAAGCTCCTTTATCGTAAACAATCGATTATATTAATAGTATACTAAATATTCCTTTTCATTTTTACCCCTTGAATTTTATTTTTTAAAAATTTCTGTTCGTTTTCACACGGTTTTATCCCCCGCACTAGGATATTCACGGCTACACATCACTAAGAAGGACGTTATTTCCCACCTTCGCAATATTCATTTAAAGCGTGCAAAATATTTTCTGCTACTTCTTCCATCGTATGGCCTTCAATATGATCCCGCGGAATAAAATGGATTACCTGCTTTTCCTTTAGAAGTGCAATCGATGGTGATGATGGTTCATAACCCGTAAAATATTCCCGCATTTTTGCAGTCGCTTCCCGGTCTTGACCTGCAAAGACGGTGACGAGATGATCCGGATGATTATCCGCTTTGTTTAAGGCATATTTAACCGCTGGACGTGCCAATCCACCTGCACATCCACAAACGGAATTAACGACGACTAAAACCGTTCCTTTCGCTCGATTCATAAATTCGGTAACTTCCTCTGAAGTGGTTAATTCTGTAAACCCACTCTCCTTCAATTCTTCTCGCATTGGAATCACCATTTGTTTCATAAATTCTTCATAAGCCATAGACATCTTTAAATCCTCCTTTTTTATCATTTTCATTATGGATATTGTGTAAATAGTGTTTTTACGAACCTTTTCTCGCTTCTGTCATTTGTTTCCAAACCGATCCCTTCGCTTCTTCACCACCTTCAATGCGCTCGATAGCCATTTTCACTTGTAAGGCAACTTCGAATTCCGGATCATTTTCCGCTTCTTTTAAAGCTGAGAGACTTTTTTCATCCCCAGTTTCGTATAAAAACATCGCCGCCCGCCACCTGACGATTTTACTTTTATCTTTTAGTGCGGCCATCATCGCCTCTTGAGCTTCTGGATATCCGAGATCACTTAAACAATCCCCCGCCGTTCTTCTCACTGTAACCGTTGAATCGGTTAACGCTTTGTAAAGGTACGGTAAAACTTTTCGGTCTTCAATCATCCCGAGATAAACGACGGCTAAACGGCGAATAGACGGTTTTTCGTCCATCAGCGCCTTTTCTAATACCGGTAAGTCGGAAATCGTCGGATCAGCCATTTGTTCCATCGCTTCGTACCGTTTTTTCCAATCGGAATGTTGTAAATCTTGTAAAGTAATTTTCCGATACTTTTTGATCGTTTCAACAGACTTCCCGTCTTTCGCGAATTGGACGAGTTGGTTCAGTCGATTGTCGGGATATATTGCCCCGATTTCTTCCACTACTTGCCGACCGATATCATCCAATTCCCCGTACCGGATTCCGAAGTCGACCCATTTTCTTTGTAAAACGATATTATCCCCATCTTGTTGGGCTTCCTTTGCCGCCTCTGTATATTTAGGTGGCAGTCCGTACCGTCGTTCTTCCTCTCCATCGATTAGTTTCACCTGCATCGGAATGCCTTTGAAATATTGAACGAATACGTTAACTTCACCATATCCATCGACGAGTAACGATTCGTCTTTCTTTTCCGTTTCACCCTCCTCCCCTAATATGGAGCGGACTTCCGGTAAAATTCGTTTCCAGTCGGCTTTCGGGTGCCTTTCTACCGCTAAAAAGTCGGCGACGTGATACACCCCTTTGACCCCATCAATTTGTAGAATTTCACGAATTTGGAAAGGGGCGTCCATCCCTTCCCCTTTCTTATAATTATTTCTCGCACCCTTCGGTAGTTCTTCATCCAAAATCACTTTCATCGTATGTGGACTCGGCGTCGGTTCGATCGTTTTAATTTTCATCTTCCATTCCCCCTATTTCTTATCATAACGTGAACGGATCATCGTTGGCAAAGGTGATCGTTTATTTTTCAATTAATTCCGATAAATATGCCCACCGTTCAATTAACCGTTCTAACTCTGTATTCCATTTTTCTTCCGCTTCATACAATTGACGGATTTTTTCGTAGTCGCTCCCTGCCTTTTCCATTTCCTGACGGATTTTTTCCAATTCCGTTTCCGCCTCTTGAATTTTTTCATCGATCGTTTCCCATTCCATTTTTTCTTTGTAGGACAATTTGCGCCCTTTTGATTTTTTCTCAATGACAAGTTTTTCTTTCTTCGGACTCGTTTCCTTTTTTTCTTTTGCTCTCCGTTTCTCTTGTAAAAAATCGGAAAAGCGTCCGAGAAAATGTTCGATGTGACCTTCTCCGTGAAAAAAAAGAATTCGATCGCATACTTTGTCAAGAAAATATCGGTCATGGGATACGGTAATGACAACACCGGGAAATTCATCGAGGAATTGTTCCAAAACGGTTAATGTTTCCGTATCAAAATCGTTTGTCGGCTCATCGAGAAGGAGTACGTTCGGTTCTTCCATCAACAGTTTTAATAAGTATAATCGTTTCCGTTCGCCCCCGGATAATTTTCGAATAGGCGTACCGTGGGTATGTGTCGGAAAAAGGAACCGTTCCAACATACGGGAAGCAGACACTTTACCGCTTTCCGTTTGAACGAAGGCTTTCGACTGTTGAATATAATCGATCATACGTTTATTTTCATCCATTTCCGAAGCGTGTTGTGTGTAATAGGCCATTTTCACCGTTTGACCGATCATAATCCTCCCCGAATCTAACGGAATGTTACCGGAAAGGATATTTAATAGAGTCGTTTTTCCACTTCCGTTATTACCGACGATGCCAATTCGATCTTTCGGTTTGACGAGCAATTGGAAATCTCTTAAAATCACTTTTTCGCCAAAGGACTTAAAGCACCCGTTCATTTCGATAACCGATTTTCCGAGTCGTGTCCCTTTGTATGTCATTTCCATCTCGTTTCTTCTTTCTTCGACGAGGGTATCGCTC
Coding sequences within:
- a CDS encoding dihydrofolate reductase, whose protein sequence is MISFIVAMDERGVIGKNNNIPWHLPDDLKRFKKITMGHKIVMGRKTFESIGKPLPGRENIVLSANPTFQCRQCIVFRTEESLLEYCLHKEEEIFVIGGAKLFQLFAPYVEKLYITRIYHTFDGDVFFPEFDWSPFTVLSKEKGMEDERHPYHYEYIVYVKDNRRN
- a CDS encoding BrxA/BrxB family bacilliredoxin, encoding MSMAYEEFMKQMVIPMREELKESGFTELTTSEEVTEFMNRAKGTVLVVVNSVCGCAGGLARPAVKYALNKADNHPDHLVTVFAGQDREATAKMREYFTGYEPSSPSIALLKEKQVIHFIPRDHIEGHTMEEVAENILHALNEYCEGGK
- a CDS encoding thymidylate synthase, whose protein sequence is MEQYLNLCRHVLENGVKKEDRTGTGTISTFGYQMRFDLQKGFPLLTTKKVHLKSIIHELLWFLKGDTNVKYLQDHGVRIWNEWADENGELGPIYGAQWRSWQGRDGKTVDQISEVIEQIKTNPDSRRLIVSAWNVAEIENMALPPCHTLFQFYVAHGKLSCQLYQRSADVFLGVPFNIASYALLTMMIAQVTDLEPGEFVHTFGDVHIYSNHLEQIETQLSREPRMLPTMKINPHVKNIFDFSYEDFQLENYNPHPPIKGQVSV
- a CDS encoding conserved virulence factor C family protein, giving the protein MKIKTIEPTPSPHTMKVILDEELPKGARNNYKKGEGMDAPFQIREILQIDGVKGVYHVADFLAVERHPKADWKRILPEVRSILGEEGETEKKDESLLVDGYGEVNVFVQYFKGIPMQVKLIDGEEERRYGLPPKYTEAAKEAQQDGDNIVLQRKWVDFGIRYGELDDIGRQVVEEIGAIYPDNRLNQLVQFAKDGKSVETIKKYRKITLQDLQHSDWKKRYEAMEQMADPTISDLPVLEKALMDEKPSIRRLAVVYLGMIEDRKVLPYLYKALTDSTVTVRRTAGDCLSDLGYPEAQEAMMAALKDKSKIVRWRAAMFLYETGDEKSLSALKEAENDPEFEVALQVKMAIERIEGGEEAKGSVWKQMTEARKGS
- a CDS encoding YpjP family protein, coding for MKRWLYKSAVAIITFFTFGLVSPYQVMHAIHPPVGQDTKENLLDEKAVDSDDEYTPVVEEEEESPLSYRERFLAETFLIGEQKAMEKFGPKIAPVIENEFQQVILPKIEETIREISDQFSDDQLADLTVSEVPGGGVSEKIFHIYHKETGRDIIRFHVRRELKPLEGYWFEFHYHTYHDSFQTHYELGRIFWDKNTPPNWNRYYS
- a CDS encoding ABC-F family ATP-binding cassette domain-containing protein; this translates as MQLNVENLNKSIGEKQLFHQISFTITEKERIGLIGINGTGKSTLLKIVAGLEDADEGKITKPKGYRIGLLPQQPNLNEKATVLEQVLSRDLPVNRTVSEYEKAVKELNERPDDPERQRLFFEKQKRMDELGGWEINTKAKTMLTKLGLVDVHKKIANLSGGERKRVALAEVLMDAPDLLLLDEPTNHLDEEMIEWLEEILKSYEHSILFVTHDRYFLDRIATNIFELNSGKLYSYRGNYEHYLMAKANREEEESRQREKRQNLYRRELAWIQRGAKARSTKQKARIQRFEQLSDTLVEERRNEMEMTYKGTRLGKSVIEMNGCFKSFGEKVILRDFQLLVKPKDRIGIVGNNGSGKTTLLNILSGNIPLDSGRIMIGQTVKMAYYTQHASEMDENKRMIDYIQQSKAFVQTESGKVSASRMLERFLFPTHTHGTPIRKLSGGERKRLYLLKLLMEEPNVLLLDEPTNDFDTETLTVLEQFLDEFPGVVITVSHDRYFLDKVCDRILFFHGEGHIEHFLGRFSDFLQEKRRAKEKKETSPKKEKLVIEKKSKGRKLSYKEKMEWETIDEKIQEAETELEKIRQEMEKAGSDYEKIRQLYEAEEKWNTELERLIERWAYLSELIEK
- a CDS encoding anthrax toxin lethal factor-related metalloendopeptidase, with the protein product MKKSLFTLLIFVVILLFSRTEAMFDFIFLKDLPPSSPIADLPIDTKEQLDTVILLPTGEFDPIEAKTIIQRIAALPDPLLKKIENHKIKIQLFTGLLTDFPSTKHLKGKIPRGYTNGTVWDDVPGMGGGTIVFVKIGASDYGNGHGSINLELHELAHSVDQIVFNGIRFNKEFLQIWNEEVNDLFPGESYFINYPEEYFAETFAMFYTDRNTKKILQERVPKTYSFLQQLY